In Eulemur rufifrons isolate Redbay chromosome 3, OSU_ERuf_1, whole genome shotgun sequence, a single window of DNA contains:
- the COX6C gene encoding cytochrome c oxidase subunit 6C, with product MASSALAKPQMRGLLARRLRIHIVAAVFVSLGAAALYKFGVAEPRKKAYADFYRNYDPMKDFEEMRKAGIFQSAK from the exons ATGGCGTCCAGCGCTTTGGCGAAACCTCAGATGCGTGGCCTCCTGGCCAGGCGTCTGCGCATTCATATTGTTGCAGCAGTCTTTGTATCCCTGGGGGCTGCAGCTTTGTATAAG TTTGGTGTGGCTGAACCAAGAAAGAAGGCATATGCAGATTTCTACAGAAATTATGATCCTATGAAAGATTTTGAGGAGATGAGGAAGGCTGGCATCTTTCAGAGTGCAAAGTGA